In a genomic window of Echeneis naucrates chromosome 4, fEcheNa1.1, whole genome shotgun sequence:
- the ddx49 gene encoding putative ATP-dependent RNA helicase DDX49 gives MADFSSLGLSDWLVQQCKQLGINKPTAVQENCMPAILQGRDCLGCAKTGSGKTAAFVLPVLQKLSEEPYGIFCLVLTPTRELAYQIAEQFRVLGKPLGLRECIIVGGMDMVSQAVELSNQPHVVVATPGRLADHIRSSNTFSMSKIQFLILDEADRLLEQGCTDFTKDLEVIMGILPAKRQTLLFSATLTDTLQELKSIAMNEPFFWESTSETRTVEELDQRYILTPEKVKDAYMVHLIQTLTDQHDDWSIIIFTNTCKNCQILTMMLREFNFPVISLHSMMKQKQRFANLAKFKASVYKILIATDVAARGLDIPTVQVVINHNTPGLPKIYIHRVGRTARAGRNGVSITLVTQYDIHLVHVIEQQTKTKLKEYPVEEKAVLKILTQVNMARRQCEIKLESTDFDEKREINKRKQLILQGKDPDLEAKRKAELEKIRSQKKKFKQKIQEQVQRQKCGQLKKKPMKRQHVKATE, from the exons ATGGCGGACTTCTCCTCCCTGGGCCTGTCGGACTGGCTGGTCCAGCAGTGTAAACAGCTGGGGATCAACAAGCCCACCGCTGTCCAGGAGAACTGCATGCCGGCCATCCTACAAG GTCGGGACTGTTTGGGATGTGCTAAGACAGGAAGCGGGAAGACGGCAGCGTTTGTGCTTCCGGTGCTGCAGAAGCTGTCAGAGGAGCCGTACGGTATCTTCTGCCTGGTGCTCACTCCCACCAG GGAGCTGGCTTACCAGATCGCTGAACAGTTTCGAGTCCTGGGGAAACCTCTGGGCCTTCGGGAGTGCATCATTGTTGGTGGAATGG ACATGGTCAGCCAGGCTGTCGAGCTGTCCAACCAGCCGCATGTGGTCGTAGCGACTCCGGGCCGCTTGGCTGATCACATCCGCAGCTCCAACACCTTCTCTATGAGCAAGATCCAGTTCCTG ATTTTGGACGAAGCAGACCGGCTGTTGGAGCAGGGCTGTACTGACTTCACCAAAGACCTCGAGGTGATCATGGGGATTTTACCAGCCAAACGGCAGACACTGCTGTTTAGCGCTACCCTCACTGACACgctgcaggagctgaagagCATTGCCATGAACGAACCTTTCTTCTGGGAGAGCACATCAGA GACACGAACAGTGGAGGAGCTTGACCAAAGATACATCCTTACTCCAGAGAAGGTGAAAGATGCTTACATGGTCCACCTCATCCAGACGCTAACGGATCAGCATGACGACTGgtccatcatcatcttcactaACACTTGCAA gAACTGCCAAATTCTCACCATGATGCTGCGGGAATTTAACTTTCCGGTGATCTCACTGCACTCCATGATGAAACAG AAACAACGATTTGCAAACCTTGCGAAATTTAAGGCCAGCGTGTACAAAATCCTGATAGCGACGGATGTGGCTGCCAG AGGTTTGGATATTCCAACTGTCCAAGTGGTAATTAATCACAACACCCCCGGACTTCCCAAGATCTACATCCACAGAGTCGGACGAACGGCAAGAGCAG GGAGAAATGGTGTGTCCATCACATTGGTGACGCAGTATGACATCCACTTGGTCCACGTCATCGAACAACAGACCA AGACAAAGCTGAAAGAATACCCTGTGGAAGAGAAGGCAGTCCTGAAGATCCTCACGCAGGTCAACATGGCCAGACGGCAGTGTGAAATA AAACTTGAATCAACAGATTttgatgaaaagagagagatcaACAAGAGGAAACAGTTAATCTTGCAGGGGAAG GATCCAGACCTGGAGGCCAAAAGGAAGGCTGAGCTGGAGAAGATCAGAAGCCAGAAGAAAAAGTTCAAACAGAAAATCCAGGAGCAAGTTCAGAGACAGAAGTGTGGTCAGCTGAAAAAGAAACCGATGAAGAGACAACATGTAAAGGCAACAGAGTGA
- the LOC115041985 gene encoding regulator of nonsense transcripts 1 isoform X1: protein MSVEAYGPSSQTLTFLDTEETELLGADTQGSEYDFTDFTLPSQTQTQGQTQSQLDSQVNGPDEALHNGGIEHSVAKAASQLLAELNFEEDEEDAYYTKDLPLHACSYCGIHDPACVVYCNTSKKWFCNGRGNTSGSHIVNHLVRAKCKEVTLHKDGPLGETVLECYNCGCRNVFLLGFIPAKADSVVVLLCRQPCASQSSLKDINWDSSQWQPLIQDRCFLSWLVKIPSEQEQLRARQITAQQINKLEELWKDNPTATLEDLEKPGVDEEPQHVLLRYEDAYQYQNIFGPLVKLEADYDKKLKESQTQDNITVRWDLGLNKKRIAYFTLPKTDSGDMRLMQGDEICLRYKGDLAPLWKGIGHVIKVPDNYGDEIAIELRSSVGAPVEIPHNFQVDFVWKSTSFDRMQSALKTFAVDETSVSGYIYHKLLGHEVEDVTIKCQLPKRFTAQGLPDLNHSQVYAVKTVLQRPLSLIQGPPGTGKTVTSATIVYHLSRQGNGPVLVCAPSNIAVDQLTEKIDKTGLKVVRLCAKSREAIESPVSFLALHNQISNMDSMPELQKLQQLKDETGELSSADEKRYRALKRTAERELLMNADVICCTCVGAGDPRLAKMQFRSILIDESTQATEPECMVPVVLGAKQLILVGDHCQLGPVVMCKKAAKAGLSQSLFERLVVLGIRPIRLQVQYRMHPALSAFPSNIFYEGSLQNGVTAADRIKKGFDFQWPQPDKPMFFYVTQGQEEIASSGTSYLNRTEAANVEKITTRLLKAGAKPDQIGIITPYEGQRSYLVQYMQFSGSLHTKLYQQVEIASVDAFQGREKDFIILSCVRANEHQGIGFLNDPRRLNVALTRAKYGVIIVGNPKALSKQPLWNNLLNNYKEQKVLVEGPLNNLRESLMQFSKPRKLVNTINPGGRFMSTAMYDAREALIPGSAYDRSNAAGRPSNMYFQTHDQIGMIGAGPGHMAAMNIPIPFNLVMPPMPPPSYLGQTNGPAAGRGAIKGKPGRGGRQRLRGSGNPGTGQGNGPNSQASQDGPSQSFSQGPLTQGYISMSQPSQMSQPGLSQPELSQDSYLGDEFKSQIDIALSQDSTYQGERAYQHGGVTGLSQY, encoded by the exons ATGAGTGTGGAGGCGTACGGGCCGAGCTCCCAGACCCTCACTTTCTTGGACACCGAGGAAACGGAGTTGCTCGGAGCGGATACCCAGGGCTCCGAGTACGATTTCACCGATTTCACCCTACCCAGCCAGACGCAAACTCAAGGGCAGACCCAGAGCCAACTGGACAGCCAG GTAAATGGTCCTGATGAGGCTCTTCACAATGGCGGGATCGAACACTCCGTGGCCAAAGCCGCCAGCCAGCTTTTGGCCGAGCTCAACtttgaggaggatgaggaagacgCGTACTATACCAAAGACCTGCCTCTGCACGCTTGCAG CTACTGTGGAATACATGATCCAGCATGTGTGGTATACTGCAATACCAGCAAGAAGTGGTTTTGTAATGGACGTGGCAACACATCGGGCAG CCACATTGTGAACCACTTGGTGAGAGCCAAATGCAAAGAGGTAACGCTACATAAAGATGGGCCACTGGGTGAGACAGTGCTGGAGTGTTACAACTGTGGTTGTCGTAATGTCTTCCTTCTGGGCTTCATCCCAGCCAAGGCCGATTCCGTGGTGGTGTTGCTCTGCAG ACAGCCATGTGCCAGCCAGAGTAGTTTAAAAGACATCAACTGGGACAGCTCACAGTGGCAACCACTGATCCAGGATCGCTGCTTTTTGTCCTGGCTGGTGAAGATCCCATCCGAGCAGGAGCAGCTTCGTGCCCGTCAGATCACTGCCCAGCAAATCAATAAGCTAGAGGAGCTGTGGAAG GACAATCCCACCGCCACCTTGGAAGACCTGGAGAAACCTGGTGTGGATGAGGAACCCCAGCATGTGCTGCTGCGCTACGAGGATGCTTACCAGTACCAAAACATTTTTGGCCCTTTGGTCAAACTGGAGGCTGACTATGACAAGAAACTTAAGGAGTCCCAG ACCCAAGACAATATAACAGTCAGGTGGGACCTGGGGCTGAATAAAAAGCGGATTGCCTATTTCACACTGCCCAAGACGGATTCAGGTG ATATGCGGCTAATGCAAGGTGATGAAATATGTCTGCGATACAAAGGAGACCTGGCACCACTGTGGAAAGGCATTGGTCATGTCATCAAAGTCCCTGACA ACTATGGGGATGAAATTGCCATTGAGTTGCGGAGCAGTGTTGGGGCACCAGTGGAAATCCCCCACAACTTCCAGGTGGACTTTGTGTGGAAGTCTACTTCTTTTGACCG GATGCAAAGCGCCTTGAAGACGTTTGCAGTTGATGAGACCTCCGTGTCAGGTTACATTTATCACAAACTACTGGGCCACGAGGTAGAGGATGTCACCATTAAGTGCCAGCTACCAAAGCGCTTCACTGCTCAGGGTCTACCTGACCTTAATCACTCACAG GTATATGCTGTGAAGACAGTGCTGCAGAGGCCCCTCAGTCTGATTCAGGGTCCTCCTGGTACTGGGAAGACCGTCACTTCTGCCACTATTGTTTACCACCTGTCTCGACAGGGCAATGG CCCAGTTCTGGTGTGTGCGCCCAGTAACATTGCTGTTGACCAGTTGACGGAAAAGATTGACAAGACTGGGCTGAAAGTTGTCAGGCTGTGTGCCAAGAGCCGGGAAGCCATTGAGTCACCAGTGTCTTTTCTGGCTCTTCACAATCAGATCAGCAACATGGACAG TATGCCAGAACTTCAGAAACTACAGCAGTTGAAGGATGAGACTGGTGAGCTGTCTTCTGCTGATGAGAAACGCTACAGGGCTTTGAAACGCACTGCTGAAAGGGAGCTGCTCATG AATGCTGATGTGATTTGCTGCACCTGTGTTGGGGCTGGAGACCCCCGCTTGGCCAAGATGCAGTTCCGCTCCATTCTGATTGATGAAAGCACCCAGGCCACTGAACCAGAGTGTATGGTGCCTGTGGTTTTGGGAGCCAAGCAG CTCATTCTGGTGGGTGACCACTGCCAGTTAGGTCCCGTGGTGATGTGTAAGAAGGCAGCTAAGGCAGGTCTGTCACAGTCCCTCTTTGAACGCTTGGTGGTTTTGGGGATCAGGCCAATCCGCCTTCAGGTGCAGTATCGCATGCATCCAGCTCTTAGTGCCTTCCCCTCCAACATCTTCTATGAGGGCTCTCTGCAGAATGGTGTCACTGCAG CTGACCGCATCAAGAAAGGCTTTGATTTCCAGTGGCCACAACCAGACAAGCCCATGTTCTTTTATGTGACTCAGGGCCAGGAGGAGATAGCCAGCTCTGGAACTTCCTACCTCAACAG GACGGAGGCTGCCAATGTGGAGAAGATCACCACGAGGCTGTTAAAGGCTGGAGCCAAACCCGACCAAATTGGCATCATCACGCCATATGAGGGTCAGCGTTCTTACCTTGTCCAGTACATGCAGTTCAGTGGCTCCCTCCACACCAAACTTTACCAG CAAGTAGAAATTGCCAGCGTGGATGCCTTCCAGGGCAGAGAGAAGGACTTCATTATCCTGTCTTGTGTTCGTGCCAATGAGCATCAGGGGATTGGTTTCCTGAATGACCCTCGTCGTCTCAACGTGGCGCTTACCCGAGCCAa GTATGGTGTGATCATTGTGGGGAACCCCAAAGCCCTCTCTAAGCAACCACTGTGGAACAACCTGCTGAACAACTACAAGGAGCAGAAGGTCCTGGTGGAGGGGCCCCTGAACAACTTAAGGGAGAGCCTCATGCAGTTCAGCAAGCCTCGCAAGTTGGTCAACACTATCAATCCT GGAGGACGGTTTATGAGCACTGCAATGTACGATGCTCGTGAGGCCCTCATCCCCGGTTCTGCCTACGACCGCAGCAATGCTG ctggaCGTCCTTCCAACATGTACTTTCAAACTCATGACCAGATTGGGATGATTGGGGCAGGCCCTGGTCATATGGCAGCTATGAATATTCCCATTCCCTTCAACTTGGTGATGCCACCAATGCCTCCACCTAGCTATTTGGGACAGACCAATGGCCCAGCTGCAG GTCGTGGGGCTATCAAAGGTAAGCCTGGGCGTGGTGGGCGGCAGAGGCTGCGTGGCTCTGGAAACCCAGGTACCGGTCAGGGTAACGGACCAAACAGCCAGGCCAGCCAGGACGGACCCTCTCAGTCCTTCTCCCAGGGGCCACTGACACAGGGTTATATCTCAATGAGCCAGCCCTCTCAGATGAGCCAGCCTGGCCTCTCCCAGCCAGAGCTTTCCCAG GACAGCTACCTTGGTGACGAGTTCAAGTCCCAAATTGATATAGCATTGTCCCAGGACTCAACTTACCAGGGTGAACGTGCATACCAGCATGGTGGGGTGACTGGACTGTCACAGTACTAA
- the LOC115042309 gene encoding U6 snRNA-associated Sm-like protein LSm4, which yields MLPLSLLKTAQNHPMLVELKNGETYNGHLVSCDNWMNINLREVICTSRDGDKFWRMPECYIRGSTIKYLRIPDEIIDMVKEEVVSKGRGRGGSQQNKQQGKGRGGAGRGLFGGRGRGMTGSSRGPQQPDKKPSKPQGMKNQH from the exons ATG cttcccctctctctgctgaAGACTGCCCAAAACCATCCTATG ctGGTAGAGCTTAAGAATGGTGAGACATACAACGGTCATCTAGTGAGCTGTGACAACTGGATGAATATTAATCTGAGAGAAGTCATCTGCACATCAAGG GATGGAGACAAATTCTGGAGGATGCCTGAGTGCTACATCAGAGGAAGCACTATCAAGTATCTGCGCATCCCAGATGAAATCATCGACATGGTGAAGGAGGAGGTTGTGTCAAAAGGCCGTGGACGAGGAGGTTCCCAGCAGAACAAACAGCAGGGCAAAGGAAGGGGAGGAGCTGGCCGAG GTCTGTTTGGTGGTCGTGGCAGAGGAATGACCGGCAGTAGTCGAGGCCCGCAGCAACCGGATAAGAAACCAAGCAAACCACAGGGAATGAAGAACCAGCACTGA
- the LOC115041985 gene encoding regulator of nonsense transcripts 1 isoform X2, translating into MSVEAYGPSSQTLTFLDTEETELLGADTQGSEYDFTDFTLPSQTQTQGQTQSQLDSQVNGPDEALHNGGIEHSVAKAASQLLAELNFEEDEEDAYYTKDLPLHACSYCGIHDPACVVYCNTSKKWFCNGRGNTSGSHIVNHLVRAKCKEVTLHKDGPLGETVLECYNCGCRNVFLLGFIPAKADSVVVLLCRQPCASQSSLKDINWDSSQWQPLIQDRCFLSWLVKIPSEQEQLRARQITAQQINKLEELWKDNPTATLEDLEKPGVDEEPQHVLLRYEDAYQYQNIFGPLVKLEADYDKKLKESQTQDNITVRWDLGLNKKRIAYFTLPKTDSDMRLMQGDEICLRYKGDLAPLWKGIGHVIKVPDNYGDEIAIELRSSVGAPVEIPHNFQVDFVWKSTSFDRMQSALKTFAVDETSVSGYIYHKLLGHEVEDVTIKCQLPKRFTAQGLPDLNHSQVYAVKTVLQRPLSLIQGPPGTGKTVTSATIVYHLSRQGNGPVLVCAPSNIAVDQLTEKIDKTGLKVVRLCAKSREAIESPVSFLALHNQISNMDSMPELQKLQQLKDETGELSSADEKRYRALKRTAERELLMNADVICCTCVGAGDPRLAKMQFRSILIDESTQATEPECMVPVVLGAKQLILVGDHCQLGPVVMCKKAAKAGLSQSLFERLVVLGIRPIRLQVQYRMHPALSAFPSNIFYEGSLQNGVTAADRIKKGFDFQWPQPDKPMFFYVTQGQEEIASSGTSYLNRTEAANVEKITTRLLKAGAKPDQIGIITPYEGQRSYLVQYMQFSGSLHTKLYQQVEIASVDAFQGREKDFIILSCVRANEHQGIGFLNDPRRLNVALTRAKYGVIIVGNPKALSKQPLWNNLLNNYKEQKVLVEGPLNNLRESLMQFSKPRKLVNTINPGGRFMSTAMYDAREALIPGSAYDRSNAAGRPSNMYFQTHDQIGMIGAGPGHMAAMNIPIPFNLVMPPMPPPSYLGQTNGPAAGRGAIKGKPGRGGRQRLRGSGNPGTGQGNGPNSQASQDGPSQSFSQGPLTQGYISMSQPSQMSQPGLSQPELSQDSYLGDEFKSQIDIALSQDSTYQGERAYQHGGVTGLSQY; encoded by the exons ATGAGTGTGGAGGCGTACGGGCCGAGCTCCCAGACCCTCACTTTCTTGGACACCGAGGAAACGGAGTTGCTCGGAGCGGATACCCAGGGCTCCGAGTACGATTTCACCGATTTCACCCTACCCAGCCAGACGCAAACTCAAGGGCAGACCCAGAGCCAACTGGACAGCCAG GTAAATGGTCCTGATGAGGCTCTTCACAATGGCGGGATCGAACACTCCGTGGCCAAAGCCGCCAGCCAGCTTTTGGCCGAGCTCAACtttgaggaggatgaggaagacgCGTACTATACCAAAGACCTGCCTCTGCACGCTTGCAG CTACTGTGGAATACATGATCCAGCATGTGTGGTATACTGCAATACCAGCAAGAAGTGGTTTTGTAATGGACGTGGCAACACATCGGGCAG CCACATTGTGAACCACTTGGTGAGAGCCAAATGCAAAGAGGTAACGCTACATAAAGATGGGCCACTGGGTGAGACAGTGCTGGAGTGTTACAACTGTGGTTGTCGTAATGTCTTCCTTCTGGGCTTCATCCCAGCCAAGGCCGATTCCGTGGTGGTGTTGCTCTGCAG ACAGCCATGTGCCAGCCAGAGTAGTTTAAAAGACATCAACTGGGACAGCTCACAGTGGCAACCACTGATCCAGGATCGCTGCTTTTTGTCCTGGCTGGTGAAGATCCCATCCGAGCAGGAGCAGCTTCGTGCCCGTCAGATCACTGCCCAGCAAATCAATAAGCTAGAGGAGCTGTGGAAG GACAATCCCACCGCCACCTTGGAAGACCTGGAGAAACCTGGTGTGGATGAGGAACCCCAGCATGTGCTGCTGCGCTACGAGGATGCTTACCAGTACCAAAACATTTTTGGCCCTTTGGTCAAACTGGAGGCTGACTATGACAAGAAACTTAAGGAGTCCCAG ACCCAAGACAATATAACAGTCAGGTGGGACCTGGGGCTGAATAAAAAGCGGATTGCCTATTTCACACTGCCCAAGACGGATTCAG ATATGCGGCTAATGCAAGGTGATGAAATATGTCTGCGATACAAAGGAGACCTGGCACCACTGTGGAAAGGCATTGGTCATGTCATCAAAGTCCCTGACA ACTATGGGGATGAAATTGCCATTGAGTTGCGGAGCAGTGTTGGGGCACCAGTGGAAATCCCCCACAACTTCCAGGTGGACTTTGTGTGGAAGTCTACTTCTTTTGACCG GATGCAAAGCGCCTTGAAGACGTTTGCAGTTGATGAGACCTCCGTGTCAGGTTACATTTATCACAAACTACTGGGCCACGAGGTAGAGGATGTCACCATTAAGTGCCAGCTACCAAAGCGCTTCACTGCTCAGGGTCTACCTGACCTTAATCACTCACAG GTATATGCTGTGAAGACAGTGCTGCAGAGGCCCCTCAGTCTGATTCAGGGTCCTCCTGGTACTGGGAAGACCGTCACTTCTGCCACTATTGTTTACCACCTGTCTCGACAGGGCAATGG CCCAGTTCTGGTGTGTGCGCCCAGTAACATTGCTGTTGACCAGTTGACGGAAAAGATTGACAAGACTGGGCTGAAAGTTGTCAGGCTGTGTGCCAAGAGCCGGGAAGCCATTGAGTCACCAGTGTCTTTTCTGGCTCTTCACAATCAGATCAGCAACATGGACAG TATGCCAGAACTTCAGAAACTACAGCAGTTGAAGGATGAGACTGGTGAGCTGTCTTCTGCTGATGAGAAACGCTACAGGGCTTTGAAACGCACTGCTGAAAGGGAGCTGCTCATG AATGCTGATGTGATTTGCTGCACCTGTGTTGGGGCTGGAGACCCCCGCTTGGCCAAGATGCAGTTCCGCTCCATTCTGATTGATGAAAGCACCCAGGCCACTGAACCAGAGTGTATGGTGCCTGTGGTTTTGGGAGCCAAGCAG CTCATTCTGGTGGGTGACCACTGCCAGTTAGGTCCCGTGGTGATGTGTAAGAAGGCAGCTAAGGCAGGTCTGTCACAGTCCCTCTTTGAACGCTTGGTGGTTTTGGGGATCAGGCCAATCCGCCTTCAGGTGCAGTATCGCATGCATCCAGCTCTTAGTGCCTTCCCCTCCAACATCTTCTATGAGGGCTCTCTGCAGAATGGTGTCACTGCAG CTGACCGCATCAAGAAAGGCTTTGATTTCCAGTGGCCACAACCAGACAAGCCCATGTTCTTTTATGTGACTCAGGGCCAGGAGGAGATAGCCAGCTCTGGAACTTCCTACCTCAACAG GACGGAGGCTGCCAATGTGGAGAAGATCACCACGAGGCTGTTAAAGGCTGGAGCCAAACCCGACCAAATTGGCATCATCACGCCATATGAGGGTCAGCGTTCTTACCTTGTCCAGTACATGCAGTTCAGTGGCTCCCTCCACACCAAACTTTACCAG CAAGTAGAAATTGCCAGCGTGGATGCCTTCCAGGGCAGAGAGAAGGACTTCATTATCCTGTCTTGTGTTCGTGCCAATGAGCATCAGGGGATTGGTTTCCTGAATGACCCTCGTCGTCTCAACGTGGCGCTTACCCGAGCCAa GTATGGTGTGATCATTGTGGGGAACCCCAAAGCCCTCTCTAAGCAACCACTGTGGAACAACCTGCTGAACAACTACAAGGAGCAGAAGGTCCTGGTGGAGGGGCCCCTGAACAACTTAAGGGAGAGCCTCATGCAGTTCAGCAAGCCTCGCAAGTTGGTCAACACTATCAATCCT GGAGGACGGTTTATGAGCACTGCAATGTACGATGCTCGTGAGGCCCTCATCCCCGGTTCTGCCTACGACCGCAGCAATGCTG ctggaCGTCCTTCCAACATGTACTTTCAAACTCATGACCAGATTGGGATGATTGGGGCAGGCCCTGGTCATATGGCAGCTATGAATATTCCCATTCCCTTCAACTTGGTGATGCCACCAATGCCTCCACCTAGCTATTTGGGACAGACCAATGGCCCAGCTGCAG GTCGTGGGGCTATCAAAGGTAAGCCTGGGCGTGGTGGGCGGCAGAGGCTGCGTGGCTCTGGAAACCCAGGTACCGGTCAGGGTAACGGACCAAACAGCCAGGCCAGCCAGGACGGACCCTCTCAGTCCTTCTCCCAGGGGCCACTGACACAGGGTTATATCTCAATGAGCCAGCCCTCTCAGATGAGCCAGCCTGGCCTCTCCCAGCCAGAGCTTTCCCAG GACAGCTACCTTGGTGACGAGTTCAAGTCCCAAATTGATATAGCATTGTCCCAGGACTCAACTTACCAGGGTGAACGTGCATACCAGCATGGTGGGGTGACTGGACTGTCACAGTACTAA